In one window of Paraburkholderia phymatum STM815 DNA:
- the yidD gene encoding membrane protein insertion efficiency factor YidD, which translates to MQTVLFALLRFYKIAVSPMLGNRCRFYPSCSDYAREAIQYHGAARGTYLAARRLCRCHPFSAGGIDLVPPPTPKKR; encoded by the coding sequence TGCAAACGGTACTATTCGCTTTGCTGCGTTTCTACAAGATTGCCGTGAGTCCCATGCTCGGCAATCGGTGCCGTTTTTATCCCTCCTGTTCGGATTACGCGCGCGAAGCAATCCAGTATCATGGCGCCGCGCGTGGTACTTATCTCGCCGCAAGGCGCCTGTGCCGCTGTCACCCGTTTTCGGCGGGCGGCATCGATCTTGTCCCGCCTCCAACTCCTAAGAAGCGCTGA